tacatatatatatatatatatatatatatatatatatatatatattatacatatatatatatatatatatatatatatatatatatatatatatatatttatatttatatatatatatatatatatatatatatatatatatatatatatatatatatacacatatatatataaatatacatatatatatacatatatatgtatatatatatatatatatatatatatatatatatatatatatatatatatatatatatatatatatatatacatacatatatatatatatatatatatatatatatatatatataatatatatatatatatataaatatatatatatatatatatatatatatatatatatatatatatgtgtatatatacatatatatatacatatatatatatatacatatatatatatatatacatatatatatatatatatacatatatctatatatatatatatatatatatatatatatatatatatatatatatatatatatatatatatatatatatatatatatatatatatatatatatatatatatatatatatatatatatatatatatatatatatattatatatatatatatatatatatatatatatatatatatatatatatatatatgtatatatatatatatatgcacctTAGTCTCTCTTTTGCGTTTTTCGTGGTTTTACCTTGCTCTATCTTCATGGAAAACCCTAAATCGCCCATTACCTCACCTCTTAAGAACCCTAAATCACCCAGTACCTCCCCTCTCAAGAACCCTAAGTCGCCTAACGTTTCCTATCTAAAAATCCCCAAATCGCCTCTAGAAATCCCTAAATGGTATGACGATGAGTTTTTTTTGACTCCTATGATGATGATTTCTCTTCATTTGAAATAGATCCAAAGTGGGGTAGAGAACTAAATTCTGAGGGCGAACCCATTTACACTCCTGAGGTTGAATTGTGGGTtgatcgtgaatattcttcTATTGATGCTTTTATTTCTAATACTGATTGTGAGGATGATGATTGGCTTGATAAATTTGGCCCATTTTCAAGCATGTTTTTGTTCTTGTGGTTTTGTTTTGACTGGTgatgatttttcattttagggtttttttgatGCATTATTTTCAAACTGGTGATGATCTTTAAGTGAGCATTTTTTTGCCACTATAAAACGAACAAAAATAATATGGGGTTTGGATGGTTTTCCCAAACTTAAAGCGCTTAGATGTTCAATTTTTTTGCTCAATGATTTCTCAAATATGAATAATTTCTGAGAGTTTTGTAAAACAAccacttttttttctttgttgtaAGCATGAGTACAAATGTTTCTTTTTAAAcaacattaaatttttatacttgTTGTTTAGATCTGAAACATCCCATTTTCAAGATCTCAAAATTTGGCCAAAAAAATCATGATTTGCTGTGTTGACATAGTAAGTGTTTTCCTTTTCTGTTTTGCTGTTTTGTTGTGTTGCTTGTTGTTCATTTTTGTACTTGTTGTGTTGGTGttcgttgttgttgttgctccCAAAAGGTTGTTGACTGTTATGCTTGATCTGGTCCTGTTCTTCCCAAAATGATGTTCACCGttgtgtttgtggttgttttgttCATCGCTATTGCTCCCTAAAAACTTCCTCTCTAATGTTCATCTTGCTGTTGTGGCTCATTTTTGCTGTTGGATTTGTTGTTCATGCATCTGGCTTGCTGTGGTGGTTATGTTGTTAATGACATTAACTTCTTAACCTTCTTCAATACCCCCTGCATACCATTTATTTCCACCAATTGATTCATTGTCTCTGAACTGATTTTTGTGAATAAATGTTAAAGAGAATCAacaactaattgtttgtccacgCTTAGATAGTCAGGCAAAGTCTCTTCCGTAGTTGCTTTGGTTTTGTTCATATGTGGGATATGATAGTCATTACCCCTTTGCCTTTTCATGACCTCAATCATGCATGCTTGTAAATTTATGAACAAAAATCTTAAACATTGAGGACTTAAATTGTCAAATGCATTACTCACGCCCTTAGTAATTTTGGTACATTATAGGCTGCTTTCTGATATTGCAAAGCCTGAATGGATCTAAAAAAACTCCTAGTTCTAGTACATTCATGTCAGGAGAATTTGATGGTTGTTGTACAAgttgtataaaaaaaatcatctttCATTGCCTCCTCCATAAACTCTCTGTCATTGTGTGCTATATGTAGCTTTGCATTATCCTGTTGAATGAAAATGTGCTTTGACATTCCGTGTGGCCACTTAGCTCTAATGGTGGGTTGGGCATTAGTTATTAGCATTGATCTCATATGCTCTTTGGTTATTGATTGTATTGGCTTGGTCTCCAATTCCcccctcttcctcttctttgaGCTCCTTTTGACAGGCTCTTGAGTAATAAAAGGCTATATCCCTATCTTACCATCAAAAAACACATCActattagttaaaaaaattggatttgCAACAGCACACATGAACATTATTTTTGGGATGAATCTTTTGGATTGACATTCCCtatgtggttctacttcacCTGGTGCTAGGTAGTGAGTCTGTGATTCCCAAGTTAGATAGAAATGCTTTTCATTAATATAAACAATGTTAGTATGTGGCTTAAACTTGAAagaatcattttgttcatcaaaaTGCAACTTAGATAATGCAAAATTTAACTTGTAtagtttgttgttttcattcagTGTGGGTTTGATTGCATTTGTGTGCCTTCTAATCACTTTGTCCTTCTTCCACCTAAAAACTATAGATTGTGATACCTCAATTTGCTTTTCAACTGAGTGTTGAGTGccttttagttcaaatttaatgAACTTGAATTTTTCCTCATCAAATTGAATCTAGTTTGGTGCTTGTCTCCTAACCCTCTTGTTGTTGAGGTTGATGACTGTATTGTTGTTTACCCTTTTCTTTTGAACTTCTTTCCATAATCTTATGATTGTTTTCCTACACAATTTCAAATTCTATTGCAAGTGCATTAATTGTACCTTGCAccgattttttctttttatttaatggGGACAATAGTTTTTGCATTATTTGAACTCTTTGTTGGGTAGAAAGATTTTTGGAGGGAGCCATTTTAATTTGGATGTGTAATTAATAAGGTTGATCACTTGGTATTTAATGAACTTGGTCTGAATTTGTGTTTTGCATTTTCATTAATGTCGCCAACATTTGAAGAGTTTGGTTTCTGATTtgtttaagttgatattttgtttacttgcattttcatttttgGCGCCTGTTTGTGTATTCTGATTTCTGTGGCAGCTTGCTCCTTGGCGGCAGTTTGTTGTTTCTGTTTTATTTGGacatttatttttggttttttgaaaCAAAATGGGATGGTACTGTgatgatttttttacaaaatgaaaatttggttgtttacaATTTCGtggcaataataataataataataataataataataataataaaaggcaTGCATCACCGCTTTTCCCTTCCCTTATCtcatactccctctgttttttaaattgttatcgtttgtatttttaggttatttcatttgttatttctctaaaatattttctatttatatcacgaattttgaatataattgactttaatcatccttattattatattttattcatgTTTATGACTTGCACCAACTTAATTTTAACACTTTTTATATTAACTATAATCCCTATATGTTTTCgttaactttatttaaacattttcttATAGTTGTgattttcatctttttcattaactatgtttttatatttttttatgcttataattttcacttttcctccattaaatctattatttaataaaaaaatatgttcaccatctaaaaaattttatttttcttaatttttgtaaatatttttaatgagaACAAGTTTAAGAAACTGAAAAAGTAATCAAGTAAAAAtacaaagtaaaataaaaatgatgccaAACTCATTTAAACATGAGTATCTCATAGTTAAAGACAACTAATCACCCGTTACCGTATTGCAATTTTAACTGCAACGGAAGTCGCAAGGAAAATACTCCGCCAGCTTCCGGTGTAAGTACTTGTGAATAAAGTGCATCCAGTGTCTGACAAGTACTAATAAGTAATAATCTACTCATACAACAGTTtctggcaaaaaaaaaaaaaaaaaaaaaaaaaaaaaaaaaaaccaacctTCAAACTTAAGACAAAGAACTACtattgtgagagaccatctctcgaTAAAACAAACCTCAAACAAAAGGCCTATATTCACTTAACATGTATGAGATGGACTATATAACCCATATATAAGACGCGTCTCTCAATTAAACCTTCTTTAACAATTTTTGTAAGGCAAAACCTCCATGATGGGTCATATAATGGATCAAGTAGACATAATGAGTTGAAGTGATAGTAGAACAAAGACCACAAAGCTAACTGTTAAAACTTACAACACTACATGAGAAGCCCAGAACATATACATGTGCACAACAGTAACCATACAGCTCAATCTCCAGAAGACACCAATCATAGAGGACCCACACCATAACAGTAGGTAGATGTAGATTGAGTtcctttttttctatttttttaattttgatttcttATTTTCTGAAAAGTTTCTCCCATGTTAAATCACTAATACTGATTGCATAgttatcaaaaataaaagtgaaaagAAATACAAGAGTAAATGGAGTAATGGACATTACCCGTTCACTTTACACTCAGCTTATCCTTGTTTTTCTTTCTCACTATCATAAAATAAAGAGTAAAACGacatttttttacacctttacccTTCTTCTCCGGTCGCATCAGCATTAGAGAAAGTTGATCCAACAGAAAGTTCTAGCACACAGAAAAGATACCTCAACAGTTAACTCCTGAAAAGCACAATTCATTCAAATAATCTTCTTTGAACACACCAAACCTAAACTGTCAATCTGTCATAGATAGCAAGTAATCTCATTAGTTCCAAACCAACTTACCCACAAAAATTTATGGATAATTCAACTTATGGAAAAATCTAAGAAAGTTCAATGGTCATTAATTTGAAAGGAAAGCTTCACTTTTCCTATGTGGCTATCTGGGCAAAGAAATTTCCGTCAGTATATAAAAAAGCGTAACATTTCCGGGAAGAAGTTATATATGTAACGTTTTCGTTTAACCAAGATACCTAAATAAGCAGACTGAAATCCACACTAGAGGAGAATTGACTACACACAAACCCAatgaggttccatcctaaaaccaattggtaatagGAGTAGTccattaagtatatatgttagtcaaccttTCTCAAATTCTTCGATATAGAATCATATTTGAGTTATATTCCGACACAAACAACAAATAGTAAGTTGGTAACTGTCATTTTAAGTCCTGAATAGACAACAAATTGGGAGTTCTAGTGTTGTGGAAATTGACAAACAAGCACCTAGCCACCTAGTGTTAATTGTATTTTGCATACAATAGCTACCGAGAGCTGTCAATTATAGCCGTCACCAGTTCTAGCAAGTACCTAGCTAGTCGCAACTAACAATACATAAACTAGTACATAGTAGCAAACTACAATCACAGCTTGTTACAAAGTACTCATAATTATACAACCAAACTCTGGGGCCTGGCTGCCTTAGAAGATATTTAGGATAAGAGACAGAGACACTAATCAGAAGTGAAATAAGTTCAACCTAAAACAATAAGCAAATACTCCCTACATCCCAAAGACATATTcttgtttgattaaaattataGACTCATAAATATAAAGGTGAAACATAGCTTAGGAAGGGGGGGAATAGCTTAATCAATGTATAGCGTCttttcaaaaggaaagtaacCATAACGAAACCTTAACCACAATTTCAAATGCATTTTAGCTGTTATAAGAAATTGGAAGTTTACCATTAATTCTTAAGAGTACGAAAATATCGTGCATTATTGTACGAAAGCAATATTGATTAACTGTAATGCATTGCAATTAGAACCCAATCTCCTTGTACTATAAGTCGTTATCTACCCTTGATTCAACCGGTATACCCTTCTTTTTCCCTCTTTATGTAACTTGTGGAACCCTCCTAAGAACAACCACAACTATCCCCACTAAAACCATTCATTTGACAGATATCACTCTGTTACGTACCAATACAACATTACAAGCTCCTAGTCCCCATATTGTCCCGCTGTGGCATGTGATCAATGTCTTCTTGCCCTAAACCTTACCCTTTTTGAATGTCGACCAGCTTTCGGCTTTATGGTAAAAACAAAGAAACTTCTACTTTCTACTCTCAATTAAAGTCCAGTGAATCTTAAAATCTAAGATGAGTTGTAAAATTGCAACATCAAAGTTAAAGATATGTAGAGCAAAGTAGCTATCTATTTTTAGCCTTAGTTTTCAATCAAGGCTGTAATGCACAAAATGAGAAATTATACATGGTTTCAGCTTTAGCAAAACTAAGAATCATGTCAACTTTTAGATTGGCAAAAGTTGTATCCCCTAAAGCAACTTTAAATTCTTACTTTTTAAGTCTTGTGGAAAAGCCAGTTGGTCGCTGAACATAGTACACAATATCGGTCACGAAGCCAATTTCACGGTCAATAGAAATTGTTTCACTCATTCAATGTTGTTTCACTATGTTTCGAAATCTCCTAGTGCTATATTTGGGAATgagaattttatttaaaaatatagatttgacaaataaaataattttaaatctgaatttgagTCAAATCCACAATTGCTATAAAAATGGTTAAAGATGAAGATTTGAAAATGACCTCCAAAACCTTGTCACTTTCAAATTCTGCATTGGTGATTTAataattgaaatctataatttaaatgaaatgctTATTCTCAAACGCAACTTGAAAGAATTCTAGTTTTAGACTCATCTACAAGATCTTAAACTTTACCACTAGAATCAGCAAAGAAAACAATAAGACAGAGCACTCTCCATATGCCTTATCACTCAAACAATCCTGCAACCTAAGAAAATGCTTCATCCATTACTTATACCTCTGCAACTTAATTAAATATTGATACCAACGTGAGTATATTATTTGtcaacataaaattttaataaaatacaaCTCCTACTAGTTTTCATACACCTAACAATTTTTAGAATATTATGAACTGAAAAGAGTGATAATTGATAACACAAGTCCATCCTGTTATCAAATCCGGTCATATCATTACCCTAATGGCCTAATCTCTCTCAAAAGGATATAGCTCATGAGCATTTATAAGGGACAAATAGCCCATGatatttcaaagaaaaaaattcgTTAGGATTATTAAGAAAGTAGCTTGACATGCCTTATCACAACCCGATGCGAAATATAACCCTGATAAGGTAGTTGATCTAGGATCTGAAAAAGCAATTTAAAGTTGAAAGCTAAGTACAGGGCCTACAGGCTAGATGAAAAACTTAAGAGCTTATAAACTCTAAAATCATTTTGGGAAATAATTGTACTAGCTAAAAAGTCACaaataaaagtataattttttttttttcaaatttacaaAGGCAAAATAAAACATAGTTATCGTAAAAGGTAAATTTCGATAAGTTTATAAGCTAATTCAGATTTGACTTATACCCATACTACAAAAATAAGGTCGCATCGCATCGGTCACATTCtaaaggttttaaaaaaaagaaccaATATTTTTGCGTTGTATACGTGTaaaaaaaacgcaatttagaCCATATCAAGGAATATATAATGTTTTTGATCCGTATTAGGGCGTTACAATAGCCGCATCTCCCCCATTACCGCATCTCGTTCTGTTACCGAGATCGCGACGGTTACCGCATTTTTGAACTATATAAATACCCATTAACCTCAATTGGACAATGATACTCATTTCTGTAAAATCACTAAAATTTCACTGCAACGTAACTCAAACGCCTCATCAAAAACAGCCTAGAATCTATCATGATCTATcccaatttcaaaaattagcGTACAGTAATCCATCAACTCTACCAAAAAAGAACCCTTTATTTATGTCCATATCACTAAAGAAAGAAATGTCTTCATACTCAGCTTAGGCAAAGAGGTGCTCAAATGACATTGAGATAGATATGGTTCACCAGTAACGAAATTTTCCGTATGGCAACATATTTTTGTAAAAGAGGACAGGACTGTATATTGATTAAAAAATCCATTAAGAACTTTAGTGGGTGGGCCATGCCATATAGATGGTggtatattcattattcaatactGCTGAAAGAGTTCATTGAAAGAAGGTCAAATCAAAACATGCTAATCAGATATCGctaaaaaaaataggaaaagggGGAAGGGTATCAAGTATCAACCCATTTCCAAGAATAGATTGGCAAGCTAATTTCAAGGTTATAATAATTATCTTATACTCCAATATTCAATACTTTCACAATACCTCCATTAATATTATCTgaacatttattatttattcttaattcttGATTATTTATCCATTAAATCTAAATATTGTTTATAACTTCGTTCAAAAATGAAAAGACCGAAACTTTTCAATATAGTTATCATTTATCAATACGCTAGCAAACTAACAAGAAATCAACAGTGTACGAAGCCACTTTAAATTCAACATAATTCAATATTGTTAATTAGTTACTCGAACTCTTCGCTTTACCTAAAATACTCGTGTAGGAttctcaaaatcaacatgaatagaACACTAAAACACTCCGATTTGATTCAAAAAAGTCCAGCCACTTAAATATGTACCCGTGTTCAATATGGGTATAGACGTACAGTATTCCGAGTAACATGCTGATTCAATAACTATTCAAAGTATTTTAGTATACATCATTCTTTATAACTAAATCaagcaaaataataattttacccATGGGTGGCTCTTTTTGTGCTTTGGAAGTaataaaggataaaaaaaataaagactcCACAGGAATTTATCAATCAATTCTCAAGGGGTGGCAACTTTTGAATAAAAAGAGCAATCATATTGTTAATGTGCCTAAAAAGGCCAAATCAGCAAAATTCTTAGCCTCTATGGTCTATATATTCTTCCTATCACATAAACTTGGGACTACTAACCCTACGTACTTGAAAGTTGAAACAAACACAAAAAAGATGGAAACCTTGTCATCTTCCATGTTCTCCCCTCTACTCTACCAAGAACCAAGAAACCTTCAATCTTCAAGAAAATTGCTCCAACACAACCCTCCTTACCAAACTCTAACAGCAAGCAGTACGTCTCCCCGGAGAACATACAATCCAGTAGACACCACAGAACCTTACAGTGGCACCAATGGCTTTGATGCCAATGTGGTGATGGTGTTATCAGTCCTCTTGTGTGCCTTAATCTGCTCACTAGGATTAAACTCTATAATCAAGTGTGCACTACGATGTTCAAGTTTCATGCCACCAGAATCTAACAGCGACAGCAGCAACCCTTCCCCCACTTCAGGTTCAAAAGGTACAGGCATCAAGAAAAAAGCATTAAAGACTTTTGCTGTAGTGAATTACTCACCAAACCTGAAGCTCCCTGGTCTTGGTACAGAGTGTGTTATATGTCTGTCAGAGTTTGCTCCAGGAGAGAGATTGCGGCTCCTGCCGAAATGCCACCATGGCTTCCACATCCGCTGTATTGATAAGTGGCTCAACACTCACTCTTCATGCCCCACCTGCAGGCACTGCTTGA
This genomic stretch from Amaranthus tricolor cultivar Red isolate AtriRed21 chromosome 9, ASM2621246v1, whole genome shotgun sequence harbors:
- the LOC130823822 gene encoding RING-H2 finger protein ATL78-like, translated to MGGSFCALEVIKDKKNKDSTGIYQSILKGWQLLNKKSNHIVNVPKKAKSAKFLASMVYIFFLSHKLGTTNPTYLKVETNTKKMETLSSSMFSPLLYQEPRNLQSSRKLLQHNPPYQTLTASSTSPRRTYNPVDTTEPYSGTNGFDANVVMVLSVLLCALICSLGLNSIIKCALRCSSFMPPESNSDSSNPSPTSGSKGTGIKKKALKTFAVVNYSPNLKLPGLGTECVICLSEFAPGERLRLLPKCHHGFHIRCIDKWLNTHSSCPTCRHCLIETCQKIVGCDQASSSQPLPSQATIINMAPLEREDAVRSYSAS